The DNA segment GTCTGGGAATAATGCTTTGAAGCTTGATTATGCAGTGTGTGACTTGGCTGGAAAGCAGCTGAGTGAGAAAGATGTTATTGGTAACTATAGTTTAAAGGATAAACCAAGCAAAATGCACTTTGCTCTTGGCAGCAGTAAAGGTAATTTTGTTGAAGCAAGCTGGGTACCATTTAGTGAAAATGATATGAGTTTGTTTATTTGCCATGCTCCAGCGGAATGGAATTCAGTTACGTCTGTAGGAAATTTACCACATCAAGAATCAGCGTTGGCGAGTTATGTACACAAAAACATAGGAAAAGGTCTTATCAGTGCTGGAGTTCCCTTGCATAAAGCTCAGCTAGAAAATGATTTGCAGATTATGCTTATTTCAACGCAAGCATCCAAGCCGACTTCGTTTTCCACAACGATTGTTTGTAGCTTAGATGGAAGTGCTCTTCTTCTTAAAAAAGAAGGTAGTTTGGAAAGTTTGACTGATGGTGTTTATATAGTTTTAAGCAAGCCACTTACGGCAACATCAAGCTCAACAGCTCTTTCAGATTTGACATATTTAATGTACAAAAAAACAGGAACTTTAATTGCAGCAGGATCAGTTAGCACTTTTGGTGCAATATCACTTCCTAAAGGAGCAAGTATTGATGGTATGATGCTGTTTGGCTCAGGCTTTAATGATGGAATGTATCCGCTAAAAGTTTCTTCTGGCAAAATTCCTCAGCTATTTTTATTGCAATATCCTGCAGTAACTCCACCAGGTAAAGGCAAAAAATCGAGTGCGGAAAAAAATGCAACTATTAAGCAACTGCAATCTAACAACGCGATCTTAAATGAAAAGGTTACTAAGTTAATGAACAGACATAAGAAAGATACGACTACGTATATTCCTGGTTATCTTTCGAATTTAATAACTGAACAGCACAATTTGATTCAGTCTCAGGCTCAATTAATTAATTTATTGAATCAATAAGCTTGACTATAAAAAAATAACTGCTATTTATTCATTAATAAGTATGGTAATAAATATGGCCACATTGTTTGTTTACAGTGTGGCCATTTGTTTTTATGCAGCGTAATTATTATGCAGCGCCTTGTGCTACCAGATAACTTTCAATAAAACCTATAAGGTCACCATCAAGTACAAGCTCTGGCTGAAAGTGTTCTATTCCAGTTCTGTGGTCTTTGACCATTTTATAAGGATGAAGAACATATGATCTAATTTGAGAGCCCCATTCTGCTTTCTTTTTTTCAACAACAGTTTTTGCTTTTTCTTCGAGTCTTTGCTTTTGGCGTAATTTTGCCATAAGCATTTTCATTGCAGTTTCACGGTTTTGAATTTGCGAGCGTTCAATTTGGCATTGAACAACAATATTAGTTGGCAAGTGAGTGATGCGGACAGCTGATTCAGTTTTATTCACGTGCTGACCGCCAGCGCCACTCGCTCGGTAAGTGTCAATGCGCAGGTCTTTTGGTTCAATTTCTATTTTTTCGCAAGGTGGCAGCTCTGGGGTGATAGTAACTGAAGCAAATGAAGTATGGCGGCGCTTGTTTGCATCAAAGGGTGAAATTCTGACAAGTCGGTGAATTCCATGTTCGCTTTTTAAAAGTCCGTATGCATTGTTTCCTTTAATATAGAGCGTGGCAGATTTGACTCCTGCCTCTTCTCCTGCCTGACACTCAAGAATAGATGCCTGTAGTTTATTTTGTTCGCAGAATCGAAGATACATGCGAAGTATCATGTCTGCCCAATCTTGGGACTCTGTGCCGCCAGCTCCTGAGTTAATAGTAAGGAAGCAAGAAGAGTGATCGTATTCTTCGGTTAGCAGTAGATCTATTTTAAATGCGAGCGTTTGTTTAATGAGTCTATTGACTTCAATTTCAAGCTTAGCTGTTTCAGCTTCATCGTCTTGGAAAAGATCGAGAAGTTCACCAAGCTCTGTGTAGCTTTTCATAATGCTGTGATATTGCATAGAAATGGTTTTGATTTTTTGCAGATCTTTTAAGACTTGGGTGCCTTTTGGATTTTTCCAGAACTCTGGTTCCTCACTTTCCTTTATAAGGGAATTTAATTGCTGTTCAAGGTTAGAGGAAGCCCAATAATCCTTAATGACTTTAATATGAGGTTTAAGGTTTTTAAGCTTTTCTTT comes from the Candidatus Babeliales bacterium genome and includes:
- the prfB gene encoding peptide chain release factor 2; translation: MVITDLLKEKLKNLKPHIKVIKDYWASSNLEQQLNSLIKESEEPEFWKNPKGTQVLKDLQKIKTISMQYHSIMKSYTELGELLDLFQDDEAETAKLEIEVNRLIKQTLAFKIDLLLTEEYDHSSCFLTINSGAGGTESQDWADMILRMYLRFCEQNKLQASILECQAGEEAGVKSATLYIKGNNAYGLLKSEHGIHRLVRISPFDANKRRHTSFASVTITPELPPCEKIEIEPKDLRIDTYRASGAGGQHVNKTESAVRITHLPTNIVVQCQIERSQIQNRETAMKMLMAKLRQKQRLEEKAKTVVEKKKAEWGSQIRSYVLHPYKMVKDHRTGIEHFQPELVLDGDLIGFIESYLVAQGAA